A stretch of DNA from Gymnodinialimonas sp. 57CJ19:
TGGTGGAACAGGTGCGACGGGTCGTACGAGCAGCACCGCTGTTTCGGCCAGAAACCCGTAGCGGTAAGGCGATGTCGGTGCGCATGACTTCGGCCGGGGCGTTTGGTTGGACCAGTGGTCGCGACGGATATCGCTACGCCCGCCAGCACCCTAACGGGCAGGAATGGCCCCCTATGCCGCAGATTGCGTTGGATATTTGGCGTTCCCTGTCGGGCGTTCCCTGCGACCCACAGAGCTGTTTGATCAACTTCTATGATGCCGATGCGAAGATGGGACTGCATCAGGACCGGGACGAGGCGGATTTCGACATGCCCGTCGTGTCGGTATCCCT
This window harbors:
- a CDS encoding alpha-ketoglutarate-dependent dioxygenase AlkB, which encodes MESEESALSVEVGGIVVHQEHLNAADQAELVEQVRRVVRAAPLFRPETRSGKAMSVRMTSAGAFGWTSGRDGYRYARQHPNGQEWPPMPQIALDIWRSLSGVPCDPQSCLINFYDADAKMGLHQDRDEADFDMPVVSVSLGDEALFRVGGSERGGKTQSIWLKSGDVAVMGGDARLNFHGIDRIRAGSSTLLPNGGRINLTMRVVE